A window of Plasmodium malariae genome assembly, chromosome: 5 contains these coding sequences:
- the PmUG01_05032100 gene encoding conserved Plasmodium protein, unknown function has product MALTPIVGVTAKLLIQIKLIRWKYFKRYTCTSKEKKGNVEYPVLWKDLSSETIKKEKKLLHIKKDALKRKDNITYASYLEDSDGCFSVYHVSNNISNGLLHYCTKRMIKKALSYNCPAVGCYKIDEEKKGKEVAVPGQKRLVSSGKGSDNRSNSASTSDSSSNGSGGEEGGNMPHKKQTEESKIDEILRVLQKYEQDTNYFKCLFLINSVIIMLIIGLCSFYVLFCEDKINKYIVTTIEKAFEEIRTSPTVQYKMNDIINNLLISILENEKNKIATASFFLDILKSSQSDMSTIVTDILETEKVKSKLRETFYDLSFYICNNKEVQKGVYRLLYEAIHLPVAISTSKQWLNNLFSSVSVTQHVRNVIYKELFKNDEMREHSILFIQNVLYNTLQNNNTKELTKYFFSSIFSDQQFQHQLAGNFWKIFKMALAPKWMNYYDDLGDTMDREKGYNVNGGGMGSGGDGNSTAAVKKKKLDLNKRQLSTISCDIKEVNEDSIRKTYHTEVEFPMTQHKNEENVRVEDTKRIESDEKDLENRKQASNTGISDDTLSTYNTNIEKEIKHVLELFEKKSNPPSCITNDIIVCEGQQENGRKISEEEKLVYEGVANDGIYEEHKKEEDVEGDNEEDEKEKEQKEQKEQKEQKEQKEQKEQKEQKEQKEQKEQKEQKEQKEQKEQKEQKEQKEQKEQKEQKEQKEDTNLGKSSLGNASNAANTSTENTLSVSSSPAPSSKKKDKVSEVHYNLTDKLKCSMFLPTNVKSECFYIFPVYKIQNFKETIGKFSYFYFMNMFRKIDNTSLLSKRDPEIKLNSSSNNESDPNDLSCYSFGEKIKLFIVDVYLFYSYKYYFYYYYVDKLKLAFQKMRNGSFF; this is encoded by the coding sequence ATGGCATTAACTCCTATTGTAGGTGTGACAGCGAAACTGCTGATTCAAATAAAGTTGATAAGatggaaatattttaaaaggtacacatgtacaagtaaggaaaaaaaagggaatgTTGAATACCCAGTGCTCTGGAAAGATTTATCATCAGAGaccataaaaaaagaaaagaagttactgcatataaaaaaggatgcGTTAAAGAGAAAGGACAACATAACATATGCTTCATATTTAGAAGATTCTGATGGATGTTTTAGTGTCTATCATGTTAGTAACAACATAAGCAATGGATTGTTGCATTATTGCACAAAgagaatgataaaaaaagcGCTTAGCTATAATTGTCCAGCGGTAGGATGTTATAAAAttgatgaagaaaaaaagggtaAAGAGGTTGCCGTTCCTGGGCAGAAAAGGTTAGTGAGTAGTGGTAAGGGAAGTGATAATAGAAGTAACAGTGCCAGTACTAGCGATAGTAGTAGCAATGGCAGTGGTGGGGAAGAGGGAGGAAACATGCCCCACAAAAAACAGACTGAAGAGTCCAAAATTGATGAAATATTGCGagttttacaaaaatatgaacaggacacaaattattttaaatgtctttttttaattaactcCGTGATAATAATGCTGATAATAGGTCTTTGTTCATTTTATGTTCTCTTTTGTGAAGATaagattaataaatatattgtaacAACAATTGAAAAAGCTTTTGAAGAAATAAGGACATCACCTACTGTGCAATACAAAATGAATGATATTATAAACAATCTGTTAATAAGTATATTagagaatgaaaaaaataaaatagctacagcatcattttttttagatatattaaaaagttcACAATCAGATATGAGTACTATTGTTACAGATATTTTAGAAacagaaaaagtaaaaagtaaACTAAGAGAAACGTTTTATGATTtgtctttttatatatgtaataataaagaagttCAGAAAGGTGTTTATCGTTTATTATATGAAGCCATTCATTTACCTGTCGCTATAAGTACATCTAAACAATGGTTGAACAACTTGTTTAGCTCAGTTAGTGTAACTCAACATGTAagaaatgtaatatataaagaattgtTTAAGAATGATGAAATGAGAGAacattctattttatttattcaaaacGTACTTTACAATACTTTGcagaataataatacaaaagaGCTAACGAAGTACTTTTtctcttccattttttcgGACCAACAATTCCAACATCAACTCGCAGGaaatttttggaaaattttcaaaatggcCTTGGCACCCAAGTGGATGAACTATTACGATGATTTGGGGGATACCATGGATAGAGAAAAGGGGTATAACGTGAATGGCGGTGGTATGGGTAGTGGTGGTGATGGAAACAGTACCGCAGCagtgaagaagaagaagctTGATCTAAATAAAAGACAACTGAGCACAATTAGTTGTGATATAAAGGAGGTTAACGAAGATTCTATACGAAAGACATATCATACAGAAGTAGAATTTCCAATGACGCAAcacaaaaatgaagaaaatgttAGAGTTGAAGACACAAAGAGAATAGAGAGCGATGAAAAGGATTTGGAAAATCGGAAGCAGGCAAGTAATACTGGTATTAGTGATGATACTCTTTCCACGTACAATACTAacatagaaaaagaaataaagcaCGTATTAGAACTATTTGAAAAGAAGAGTAATCCCCCCTCATGTATTACGAACGATATTATCGTTTGTGAAGGTCAACAGGAAAATGGGAGGAAAATTAGTGAAGAGGAAAAATTGGTATACGAGGGGGTAGCTAATGACGGAATTTATGAGGAACACAAAAAGGAGGAAGACGTAGAGGGAGACAATGAAGaagatgaaaaagaaaaagagcaaaaagagcaaaaagagcaaaaagagcaaaaagaacaaaaagaacaaaaagaacaaaaagaacaaaaagagcaaaaagaacaaaaagaacaaaaagaacaaaaagaacaaaaagagcaaaaagaacaaaaagaacaaaaagaacaaaaagaacaaaaagaacaaaaagaacaaaaagaacaaaaagaagACACCAATTTAGGAAAGTCTTCATTGGGAAATGCCTCAAATGCCGCAAATACGTCAACGGAAAATACTTTATCAGTAAGTTCTTCTCCAGCTCCTtcgtcaaaaaaaaaagataaagtaTCCGAGGTGCATTACAACTTAACTGACAAGTTAAAATGTTCAATGTTTTTGCCAACAAATGTAAAAAGTGagtgtttttatattttccctgtttataaaattcaaaaCTTTAAAGAAACAATTGGAAAattctcttatttttattttatgaatatgtTCAGGAAAATTGACAACACATCATTATTAAGTAAGCGCGACCcagaaataaaattgaatagCAGTTCAAATAATGAGAGTGACCCAAATGATTTAAGCTGTTATTCCTTTggagagaaaataaaattattcatagTTGATGTCTATTTGTTTTActcttataaatattacttttacTATTACTACGTAGACAAGTTGAAATTGGCATTTCAGAAAATGCGGAACGGCAGTTTCTTTTGA